ATCCTATAGAGGTGACCAAATTGTCAAAGCTATTTTCCAGTTGCTCAGCAGGGTGGGGATTTTTGCCCGGCTGCTCAGACACAGCCTCAAGTCACAGAGCATTGAGGCTGGCCTTTTCAGTTACTGTGAGTGGCAGAATCAATACAACATGAACAGGTCCAATCGGACCACCACCGTGGCGGGGTTCATTCTGCTGGGCCTCTCCGCTCACCCAGCGCTGGAGAAAATATTCTTTGTGCTCATCCTGCTGATGTACCTGGTGATCCTGCTGGGCAACGGGGTCCTCATCCTGGTGACCGTCCTTGACTCCCGCCTGCACacgcccatgtacttcttcctgcGGAACCTCTCCTTCCTGGACATCTGCTACACTACCTCCTCAGTCCCCCTCATCCTTGACAGCTTCCTGACCCCCAGGAAAAGCATCTCCTTCTCAGGCTGTGCCGTGCAGATGTTCCTCTCCTTTGCCATGGGAGCCACCGAGTGTGTGCTCCTGAGTATGATGGCATTTGATCGCTACGTGGCCATCTGCAACCCCCTGAGGTACCCCATGGTCATGAGCAAGGCTGCCTATGTGCCCATGGCTGCCAGCTCCTGGGCAGCTGGTATCACCAACTCAGTAGTTCAGACATCCCAGGCCATGAGGCTACCCTTCTGTGGAGACAATATCATCAACCACTTCACCTGTGAGATCCTGGCTGTCCTGAAGTTGGCCTGTGCTGACATCTCCATCAATGTGATCAGCATGGTTGTGGCCAATGTTATCTTTCTTGCAATCCCTGTCCTGTTCATTTTCATCTCCTATGTGTTCATCATGGCTGCCATCCTGAGGATCCCCTCGGCCGAGGGGAGGAaaaaggccttctccacctgctctgcccacctCACAGTTGTGGTTGTCTTCTACGGGACCATCCTGTTCATGTACGGGAAACCGAAATCCAAGGACCCACTGGGAGCAGACAAACAGGACCTTTCAGACAAACTCATCTCCCTCTTCTACGGGGTGGTGACCCCCATGCTCAACCCCatcatctacagcctgaggaacaaggaTGTGAAGGCTGCTGTGAGGAACCTAGTTCTTCAGAAACACCTCGCTAAGTGACTGTCACAGGCACCTGCACTGTCAGAACACAAGGCCCCCAAACTCTTCATTGCACTTGTGGGAAAATGGTAACCCAGGGGGGCCCTTGGCCTATCAGTGGAAAAAGCCTTTTCATTTCTGGTACTACTGATTAGTTTGTTGGCTTCATATGAAACTATACTGTGTCATATCAGAGCTATACTTTGCTGCCCAAATCTTCAATCTTCTGATACCAGAACTTGATGAATATCTGTAAGGAGTAGATGTGctcaaaagaaacaaacatttgagTGGTACAGGCCCTTAGGGCACACTGTCTTTCCCTGGGTAGAACCGCTGCTTACTCAGTTCTGCTCCGGCCTCACCCCAGAGACTTTCGCTCTATCTGATGGATGGATAAGTTGGGAAATGCCATCTGCCGCAGCCTATAACAGTGATCATTAGCACCATGACAGGAATGCCACTCAGATATTAGCACTAGAAATAGTAGGACTTATTGTGAGCAGCTGCTTTGTTTTGATCTAATGGAATCTTGCCATTCACCATATCCTCCTCTTTACCAGCACTGCAGGGAAGCTCAGAGGCAGCCGCACCACCTCACTGCAGCAGGTGGTAGAGCGCTGCCTGACGCAGTGCCTGCAGCTCCCACACTTTCATCCGTGCAACTGATGTGGCGCATGGGTGGCAGTTACATACACCCAGCACACACTCCATAAGTATGCCCATGCTGTGATGAAACCCCCAAAATATTGGGGGGGAAGCAAATGCAAAAATCATTCTTAATCCCACAGTTAATGAGAGGCCGGCAGAGAGTTACTCCCCGCCACTAGTGGCCATGGGAACAGTGTAGCTCTCAGAGCTCTGAGTCTACAACTTTCTCCGATGTGCAAGGAATGGGCTGGAATAGTGTGTATTTACTGTGTTACAGAGATTATTTTTAATGCACTTAAATTTGTGTTTGTAAAAGTGAGTTATTACCAAACTTTTGTCCTTTAATTATTATTAGTATACCAcaggttattttctctttttcttccctccctcttccttcctcacccCCATGTTCAATCAGCTCCCTCTTCTTCCTGGTTGATAGTTGCCTCCaaaattgtattcattttctattgctgtaTAAAGTCTATATATTTACAACCCatttgaattgaaaaaaattgaagtttgGAATCTATATTACCTAGTAAGTAATTGTATTAAATCCAACATCAGGAAAATCTTTGCATTGAAAATGGCATCTCTTTTAAGAAtggtgtacagggtggggcaaaaataggtttatggttgtgagtacaCAAGACAGTTTATTCTTAACTATTgtaatattttccatatgaacaactgtaaacctactttttccccaccctgtatgcatgtatgtgcacatatgtgtgtttgtatgtggtTTTATAACTGGTATGGGGAAAGATTAAGAACAATGCATTGATTTATGGCTGCTTGAGTTAAGCTTTCTCCCACAATTTACTAATGTAACTCAGTGATTTCCTGCACACTGAGAGctcaaaagaaacaaacatctgAGTGGTAAGGGTTGGAGTACCACTTGTACCATTGGTGCTCAATGGAGTACCATTGATTTGGACTTTTATTCCAACCAGTTATTTCTCACATTTTGACTTCCTGCTGtgcaaagaatacataaataaccCAAAATCTGTAACAACCACGTCTGATAAACCAGCATCcaaaaatgttatcaaatatttCAACAGGGGTAGAAATGAGGATTTGTATAACCCTTTGCTtcccaaaaaatatttttaaaatttccttataGTCTGGGCACACATTGTTCAGGCTTGGTTAGCCTCAATTCTGTTTAGACTTCCTTTCTTGAATTCAACATGATTTCCCTACTCAatctaaatgaatttttatttaggaGAAAATACGAGAAAAATTCACTTGGGCTTGTGCAAGTGGATCTTTGTTCTTCTATCAAAAACAGCAAAAGTAAGTAGGTTGGGATTGAAGTTGATGGAAGAGTCAGTGGCTCACAGGTGACACTGGCCACAAACTCAGGGACCATCAGAATTCCCAGGGGACCCTCTAGGGACCAGGGACGATCTTGGTTGTTCTAAATTACACCTGATGCTTGGGGGTTAAGTCCAGGCCCTTAGTATTGTGGAAAGTCCATTAACATTCCAAATTGAATTACTACGACAGCTGTTGCTAGCACTctcaaagaaaatcagaaagcTATTCAAAGAGCAGCTGGGTGGGGGAAGATCAGGAGTGGGGTAGGCAGACGGCTCAGGTCAGCACAGACTGGGGTTGGGCACCCCCTGCCATGTCCCTCTAAAGGTGCTCTCAGCTTAGGCCAGGCAGTCAGGGACCTGCCTTCCAATTCTGTCTCCAATACCATTTGCCACTGCTGAGCTCTTGGCTAAgttctttccttctctgggcctcaatttccttgTCGGTAAGATGAGAGTTTATCACCGCATCCCTCTCACTCGGCAATGTTtgtgaaaacacctgtggaaagCCCAGAGAGGGAGAACTGATGGCTCACACGCCACGACCTGTTACTCATTGATAAGGGGTCTCCTCTGGGCTCGCTCTCCCATTGCTTTCCACAGTTCACAGGCAATGACTCCAAACCGCTAGTGCCACCCAGAGCACTGTTTGAAGGAGACGTGAGTGCCTGACTTTGGGCTTTGCGCCTTGTGCCTGCTGTAAACCGCCATCTGGTGGACATTTCTGCAAGACCCTGAGATACAGAGCTTCTTGAACTTCATTTAATGTGCTCACTAGTCACCGAAGGATGTTGTGAAAATACAGGTTCAGATTCAGTGAATCCGAGGTGGAGTCCAAGATTCTACATCTCTGAcgagttcccaggtgatgcctcTGCGGCTGCCCTGCAGGTCATGCTTGGAGCAGCAGGCCCCAGCGGACTTGGGACCAAGGCTGAAAGAAGAGGCAGGGAAGCAGCTCCTGTGTGGAAGTCTCCTGCTGTGAGCCCAGCCTTCCCGCATTGGCAACCCAGTCTGGTCCCTCTGACTGATGTCCGGGCAGCAGTTTGCCCTGTGACCTTGCTTCTCTTATGGGTCTAAGAAGGATTGTTGATTTATCAGCATGTTCATCTTTTTACTTGCTAGTAAAGTGTGGTGACTTCAAGATTCTTACATGCTAGCCTGGAAACCATGCATTTCTACTCAATTAGCTCTAAACGCACAAGTGCAAACAGATATAAAAATGTGGCCAAATGCAAAATAAGAGGCATAAATAATATAACAGAGGAAGAATGACTGCCAAATTTTGCAGAAGAcacaatttttgtatttctaaaactAAACCAGAAAACTATTAGCAGGAATATGagttcagaaatgttaaaaaaataggaGTAACTTCTCAAAAATCAATTGTACTTCTGCATACCATCagtagacagagaaaaaaaacaacaggaagaaTAGCATATCTACAGTAGTATTAAGTTCTAAAGAATTGGGGACACACATAATTCCCAACATAATAGACTGAGTCAATAAAAAGAGATTGTGTTATGTGAACATATGGGAAGGCAGAGCAATTGACCAGAGAAgtattgtaataaaaaataaccttGATTTCTATGGTGGAAGCTCTCAAATCGTAACCAACAGCAGAACTTCTTGATATGCATACTTCTGGGCTCTGTCTCCAAAGATTCAAACTTTGCCAGGTCCAAGGAAAGGCCAATAGGAAACCTGAGTTTAGAAAACATAGTTATTTAGTGTTTTTAACCCCCCAAAAGATTCTATTGAACTCCAGAAATTGCTAGTGAAGAACAATTGAACAATACAGGATTTTGTGAAGGTAACAGTGTTAGATTTTTCCCATCAGATTTGAATTTAGTACAAAGTAACAATTAGTGAACTATacaccattgtttttttttaatttattttattttattttttttttttaagattttatttatttatttttagagagggaagggagggagagagagagagagagaaacatcaatgtgcggttgctgggggttctggcctgcaacccaggcatgtaccctggctgggaatcgaacctgggacactttagtccccagcccgcgctcaatcta
This sequence is a window from Phyllostomus discolor isolate MPI-MPIP mPhyDis1 chromosome 3, mPhyDis1.pri.v3, whole genome shotgun sequence. Protein-coding genes within it:
- the LOC114503110 gene encoding olfactory receptor 13C7-like produces the protein MNRSNRTTTVAGFILLGLSAHPALEKIFFVLILLMYLVILLGNGVLILVTVLDSRLHTPMYFFLRNLSFLDICYTTSSVPLILDSFLTPRKSISFSGCAVQMFLSFAMGATECVLLSMMAFDRYVAICNPLRYPMVMSKAAYVPMAASSWAAGITNSVVQTSQAMRLPFCGDNIINHFTCEILAVLKLACADISINVISMVVANVIFLAIPVLFIFISYVFIMAAILRIPSAEGRKKAFSTCSAHLTVVVVFYGTILFMYGKPKSKDPLGADKQDLSDKLISLFYGVVTPMLNPIIYSLRNKDVKAAVRNLVLQKHLAK